From the Tenacibaculum dicentrarchi genome, the window GTTTTTATATTTACAAAATAATAACCTAGTAAACTATTTCAAAAAAAGCCCTTTAAAACCTATTTGACATTTTAAAATAAACTCAAAAAAGACTGTTTTTAATTAATCAATTCTTTTTAAAAAAAACTAAAATAAAGTTTTTAGTATCTTCAGAAAAAGAAGTTTTATCTGAAAAAAAAGATGTAAAAAACAAGTGAAAACAGTTTGTTAAAAAAAGAACTGCTAAGAATCTATTTTACAATATTATCAGTGTATTTTATAAAAAAATGAATAATTAATAAAATAAAGAAACAATCTGACGTTTTATTTTAGGCTGTATTTTGGTTGTAAAAGAATAAAACCGTGTTTTTTAAAATTTAATTTCAGTGTTTTACTAAACTAAAAAGAATTATTTATGGTGTTTTTAAAAAGAGTTATTTAATTGTTTTTTAGTTTTATAGGACGCATTTTATCAATGTAAAAATATGATTTTTTTTAGGCTAAAAATCCTGAATAATACGATGTTTACGATTATTAAAAAACGCTGAATGCTAGTTTTAAAATACTTTTAAAAATGGTATATTTGTAATTCACTTCAACTTAAAAATAAAGATAAAAATGGCAGATATAGCAAAACTACAAATTGGTGATAACACGTATGAATTTCCCTTAATTAAAGGAACAGAAAACGAAACTGCAATTGATATTAAAACATTAAGAGGAGCATCTGAAGGTGTTATAACAATTGATCCAGGATATAAAAATACAGGTTCTTGTTTAAGTGCAATTACATTTTTAGATGGTGAAAAAGGAATTTTAAGATACAGAGGGTATTCAATTGAAGAATTAGCTGAAAAAGCAGATTTCTTAGAAGTTGCCTTCTTATTAATTTTTGGAGAATTACCAACAAAAACAGAATTAGAGAAGTTTAAAAAAGATATTTGTGAGCAGTCTATTGTTGATGAAGACATCAGAAAAATTGTAGATGCATTTCCTAGAACAGCACATCCAATGGGTGTTATTTCATCATTAACATCTGCATTAACGGCATTTAATCCTTCTTCAGTAAATGTAGATTCAGAAGAAGAAATGTACAATGCAATTGTTAAAATTTTAGGTAAATTTCCAGTATTAGTAGCTTGGACAATGCGTAAAAAACAAGGGCTTCCGTTAGATTACGGTGATTGTAGTTTAGGGTATGTAGAAAACACCTATAAAATGATGTTTAAGCAACCAAATAAAGATTATGTAAAAAATGATGTTATTGTAAGTGCTTTAAATAAATTATTAATCTTACATGCCGATCACGAGCAAAACTGTTCAACATCTACTGTAAGAATTACAGGTTCTTCTCACGCAGGATTATTTGCATCACTTTCAGCAGGAATTTCTGCACTTTGGGGACCACTACACGGTGGAGCAAACCAAGCTGTATTAGAAATGCTAGAAGCAATTAAAGCTGATGGAGGAGATACTAAAAAATACATGGCAAAAGCCAAAGATAAAAATGATCCGTTCCGCTTAATGGGATTCGGACACCGTGTTTATAAAAACTTTGATCCAAGAGCAAAAATTATTAAAGTTGCTGCCGAAGAGGTTTTAAACGATTTAGGAATTCAAGATCCTATTTTAGATATCGCAAAAGGATTGGCTGAAGAAGCGTTAAGCGACCCTTATTTTGTTGATAGAAAATTATATCCAAACGTAGATTTCTATTCAGGAATAATTTACCGTGCAATGGGTGTACCTGTTGAAATGTTTACCGTAATGTTCGCCTTAGGTCGTTTACCAGGATGGATTGCTCAGTGGAGAGAAATGCGTTTAGGAAAAGAACCAATTGGACGCCCTCGTCAAGTATATGTTGGAGAAAATATTAGACCTTTCAAAGAAGTAAGCGAAAGATAATCAATAAAATTATATAAAAAGTGTCATTAAAAAACATCATTCAAAAATGACGTATTAATGACACTTTTTTATGTGAAGTAGTAGCATTAACAATTTAAGATCAAAAGAAAATGAATACCATAAAAATTATAAAAAACAGGTCAGATATTGGTGCAGGAACACGTGGTTCTGATATGGGAATTGACGCCATTGAAATAGCGGCTATTAATCAAAATAACGATTTCTTTAATCGCTATGATTTTGAAGATGTAATAACAGAAAATGAATCTGTTTATGATAAAAAAAATAACTCTTTCGGAAAACAAATAAACAGTGTTTTAAATCAATGCAAAAGAGTTAGTAATCATGTAAAAGTAAGTTTACAGGAAGGTAATTTTCCAATCGTTCTATCTGGCGACCACTCATCAGCATTAGGAACAATTAGTGGTGTTAAAGCAGCAAACCCAACAAAAAGAGTTGGTGTTATTTGGATTGATGCTCATGGTGATTTACACACGCCATATACATCTCCTTCAGGAAATATTCACGGAATGCCTTTAGGTGCTGTAATTTCTGATGATAATTTAGACTGTCAAATAAATGATGTAGATAGAGAAACTACTGATTTATGGAATAGAATGAAAAATATCGGTGTTTCAGGACAGAAAGCATTGCCTGAAGATATCGTGTTTTTTGGTGTTAGAGATACCGAAGAGCCTGAAGAAAAGCAAATGGAAAAGTATGGTATCAAAAATTATATGGTTGCCGAGGTTCGTTATAGAGGTTTAGAGGTTTGTGTAAATGAAGCTCTTGATAAATTAGCTGATTGCGATATTCTTTATGTGTCTTTTGATGTTGATGCAATGGATTGCGATATGATTTCTTATGGTACAGGTACACCTGTTGCTAAAGGTTTTGATGACAAAGAAATTATTAAAATTATTAACGGATTATTAGCAAGTAAAAAAGTTGCTTGTGTTGAATTTGTAGAGGTAAATCCTTTATTAGATTTAAAAGGAAACAAAATGGCCGAAACCGCTTTTGATGTACTTCAACAAGTAACAAAAACCATTGAAAAATTATAGAAAATTAGTTATTTAACTTTTTTGAAATTATTTTAAAAAGCACTAAACTTTACTGTTTGGTGCTTTTTGTTTTTTTAATAAAATAAAAGGCTATAATCTTTTTTTTATCAAAAATAATAATACATTTGTCTCGTAAACTTTAGGAGTAGCTATTAAATTAGTTTGAGAAACATCCTTAGAACCTGATTTGGTTAATACCAGCGTAGGAAAAAGTTATGTTCGATAATATATCGAAATACTACCACCATTTGGTTTACAGTAATATCTATAAATATGATTACTATACAAGTAAACCAACAAGAACATCAAATTTTAGAAACCTTAACACTACAAGAGTTCGTTGAATACTTAAATATTCAAACGAATGGAATTGCTATTGCTATAAATAGTAGTGTGGTTAAAAAAACTGATTGGTCTTTAAAGTTACTTCAACATAATGATGATATTTTAATTATAAAATCAACTCAAGGAGGTTAAATCTGAAAGTTATTTTATTTAAAAAATTAAAAGAAAAACTAAATTATCAAATGAAGAACAAAGACACTGCTCCAAAACAAAACGGAATTACTAGAAGTCCATTTCCTAATTCACAAAAAATTTATGTAAACGGAAAAATTCACCCGCAAATTAAAGTAGCAATGCGTGAAATTTCGTTAAGTGATACGGTGGATTCTATGACCAAAAAGAAAACGCCAAACGAACCTGTAACTGTTTACGATACTTCAGGACCATATACTGACCCTAATAAAGAAATTGATGTACATTCAGGTATTGAAAGAATTCGTGAACCTTGGATTAAAGAACGTGGTGATGTAGAACAATTAACGCAGTTTTCTTCAAAATACTGTAACGAGCGTTTAAATGATGCTAGTTTAGACCATATGCGTTTTAAGTTATTGAAAAATCCTTTACGTGCTAAAAAAGGGCAAAATGTAACACAATTACATTACGCTAAAAAAGGAATTATTACGCCAGAAATGGAATATATCGCTATTCGTGAAAATCAACGAATAGATGAAATGACCGAAATTAGAAAACAACATAAAGGTGAACATTTTGGTGCTAATATTCCAGAAAAAATTACGCCAGAATTTGTAAGGTCTGAAGTAGCAAGAGGTCGTGCAATTATTCCATCAAACATAAATCATCCAGAAGCAGAACCTATGATTTTAGGTAGAAACTTCTTAGTGAAAATAAATGCAAATATTGGTAATTCTGCCGTAACATCTTCTATTGAAGAAGAGGTAGAAAAAGCAGTTTGGGCTTGTCGTTGGGGAGCAGATAATATTATGGATTTATCTACAGGAGAAAATATTCACGAAACTCGTGAGTGGATTATCCGTAACTCACCAGTACCAGTAGGAACTGTGCCAATTTATCAAGCATTAGAAAAAGTAAACGGTGTTGCTGAAGATTTAACATGGGAAATTTTTCGTGATACATTAATCGAACAAGCTGAACAAGGAGTAGATTATTTTACGATTCATGCAGGAGTTTTATTGCGTTACGTACCAATGACAGCAAAACGTGTTACAGGAATTGTATCTCGTGGAGGGTCAATTATGGCAAAATGGTGTTTAGCACATCATAAAGAAAGCTTTTTATACACACATTTCGAAGATATTTGTGAAATATTAAAACAGTACGATGTTGCCTTTTCTTTAGGTGATGGATTACGCCCTGGTTCGGTAGCTGATGCCAATGATGAAGCACAATTTGCTGAATTAGAAACTTTAGGAGAGTTAACTCAAATAGCTCGTAAGCACGAAGTTCAGTGTTTTATTGAAGGACCAGGTCACGTGCCAATGCACATGATTAAAGAAAATATGGAGAAGCAAATTGAACTTTGTGATGAAGCTCCTTTTTACACTTTAGGACCTTTAACAACGGATATTGCACCAGGTTATGACCACATTACTTCAGGGATTGGAGCTGCTATGATTGGTTGGTATGGATGTGCAATGTTATGTTATGTAACTCCAAAAGAACATTTAGGTTTACCAAATAAAGAGGATGTGCGAGTAGGAGTAATTACTTATAAATTAGCGGCTCATGCTGCCGATTTGGCAAAAGGACATCCAGGTTCTCAGCATAGAGATGATGCTTTAAGTATGGCACGTTTTGAATTTCGTTGGGAAGACCAATTTAATTTAGGATTAGACCCTGAAAGAGCTCGTGAATATCATGATGAAACTTTACCAGCAGCAGGTGCTAAAATTGCACATTTTTGTTCTATGTGTGGACCAAAATTCTGTTCAATGAAAATATCGCAAGAAGTTCGTGATTTCTCCGCTGTCAATGAAATAACTACAAATAATGAAATTATCAAAAAAGGTTTTGAAGAGAAATCAAAAGAATTTGTAGAAAAAGGTTCAGAGGTATATTTATAAAAATATAGTAAAAAGAAGAAGAAGGGGAAGTAAAAAAAGAAGAAGAATTAGGAGGTTCCTACGCCTTAAAAAAAAAGGCGTAGTCGGGCTTTCCGTTATATCTTTTTTATTTTGAAAAAAAATAAAAAAGGATGCCACTGCAATCCCTAACCCAAAAAAAAGTCCCCCGATATTACTATTATTTTTTTAAGTTAGGTATTTATCAATAGAAAAAAAGTGAATATGATTGTACTTATAGCCCCTGAAAATGATGTAAAAAATGAAATAAAAATAGTACATCAATTATTTGAAGCAGGATTGCAATATTATCATCTAAGAAAACCTTTTAAAAATTATGAAGCACATGTTTTGTATT encodes:
- a CDS encoding citrate synthase produces the protein MADIAKLQIGDNTYEFPLIKGTENETAIDIKTLRGASEGVITIDPGYKNTGSCLSAITFLDGEKGILRYRGYSIEELAEKADFLEVAFLLIFGELPTKTELEKFKKDICEQSIVDEDIRKIVDAFPRTAHPMGVISSLTSALTAFNPSSVNVDSEEEMYNAIVKILGKFPVLVAWTMRKKQGLPLDYGDCSLGYVENTYKMMFKQPNKDYVKNDVIVSALNKLLILHADHEQNCSTSTVRITGSSHAGLFASLSAGISALWGPLHGGANQAVLEMLEAIKADGGDTKKYMAKAKDKNDPFRLMGFGHRVYKNFDPRAKIIKVAAEEVLNDLGIQDPILDIAKGLAEEALSDPYFVDRKLYPNVDFYSGIIYRAMGVPVEMFTVMFALGRLPGWIAQWREMRLGKEPIGRPRQVYVGENIRPFKEVSER
- a CDS encoding arginase, translating into MNTIKIIKNRSDIGAGTRGSDMGIDAIEIAAINQNNDFFNRYDFEDVITENESVYDKKNNSFGKQINSVLNQCKRVSNHVKVSLQEGNFPIVLSGDHSSALGTISGVKAANPTKRVGVIWIDAHGDLHTPYTSPSGNIHGMPLGAVISDDNLDCQINDVDRETTDLWNRMKNIGVSGQKALPEDIVFFGVRDTEEPEEKQMEKYGIKNYMVAEVRYRGLEVCVNEALDKLADCDILYVSFDVDAMDCDMISYGTGTPVAKGFDDKEIIKIINGLLASKKVACVEFVEVNPLLDLKGNKMAETAFDVLQQVTKTIEKL
- the thiC gene encoding phosphomethylpyrimidine synthase ThiC, yielding MKNKDTAPKQNGITRSPFPNSQKIYVNGKIHPQIKVAMREISLSDTVDSMTKKKTPNEPVTVYDTSGPYTDPNKEIDVHSGIERIREPWIKERGDVEQLTQFSSKYCNERLNDASLDHMRFKLLKNPLRAKKGQNVTQLHYAKKGIITPEMEYIAIRENQRIDEMTEIRKQHKGEHFGANIPEKITPEFVRSEVARGRAIIPSNINHPEAEPMILGRNFLVKINANIGNSAVTSSIEEEVEKAVWACRWGADNIMDLSTGENIHETREWIIRNSPVPVGTVPIYQALEKVNGVAEDLTWEIFRDTLIEQAEQGVDYFTIHAGVLLRYVPMTAKRVTGIVSRGGSIMAKWCLAHHKESFLYTHFEDICEILKQYDVAFSLGDGLRPGSVADANDEAQFAELETLGELTQIARKHEVQCFIEGPGHVPMHMIKENMEKQIELCDEAPFYTLGPLTTDIAPGYDHITSGIGAAMIGWYGCAMLCYVTPKEHLGLPNKEDVRVGVITYKLAAHAADLAKGHPGSQHRDDALSMARFEFRWEDQFNLGLDPERAREYHDETLPAAGAKIAHFCSMCGPKFCSMKISQEVRDFSAVNEITTNNEIIKKGFEEKSKEFVEKGSEVYL
- the thiS gene encoding sulfur carrier protein ThiS, whose protein sequence is MITIQVNQQEHQILETLTLQEFVEYLNIQTNGIAIAINSSVVKKTDWSLKLLQHNDDILIIKSTQGG